A section of the Nitrososphaerales archaeon genome encodes:
- a CDS encoding NADH-quinone oxidoreductase subunit C, protein MKSLNEIKEMVEKELGSLAIKIVSEVPNVITINVEVQNLFEVASKLNHMGFDHVKAVTGTDYPAEKKIELTYHVSSYTDMDLAKVIIALKARLDRSNPKVTSLVKVWPSAEYLERETYDLVGVIFEGHPKLERLLLPSDWDQIPPLLKEFKIKTEGIDA, encoded by the coding sequence ATGAAGAGCTTAAATGAAATCAAAGAAATGGTTGAGAAGGAGCTCGGAAGTTTGGCTATTAAAATAGTCAGCGAAGTTCCAAACGTTATTACAATCAATGTTGAAGTTCAGAACCTTTTCGAGGTCGCATCTAAGCTAAATCACATGGGTTTTGATCACGTTAAGGCAGTTACTGGTACAGATTATCCGGCTGAGAAGAAGATCGAACTCACATACCATGTATCATCCTACACGGATATGGATCTCGCTAAGGTAATAATCGCTCTAAAGGCGCGGTTGGATAGATCCAATCCCAAGGTCACATCTTTAGTAAAGGTGTGGCCGAGTGCAGAATATCTTGAAAGAGAGACTTATGATCTAGTTGGGGTTATATTCGAAGGGCACCCGAAGCTCGAGAGGCTTCTTCTACCAAGCGATTGGGACCAAATACCTCCTCTATTAAAGGAATTCAAGATAAAGACTGAGGGTATCGATGCATGA
- a CDS encoding NADH-quinone oxidoreductase subunit D, whose translation MSEDRFMQVLIGPQHPGSGHMRFIVKMDGDIINEFEPDIGYVHRSVEKIAESKRYIQIVPLVERPTLADTANTNLGYVLALEKLLGIDAPPRAQYLRTLLAEINRIHSHLYGLGIHGIMLGSSTVFMWCFADREIWIELAQELTGARITYSYIIPGGVRRDLPDGFGGKISKAVAYMERRLKDYEKIFINNPVVTARLIGIGTIKREEAIRLGIVGPNLRASGVKYDVRKVEPYCAYPEMDFDIVVREEGDAYARVLVRVDEIKQSMRILKQIVEKIPNGPILNEAYLKMIPPRLRERAEQKGMVKIPATFINLKPRKGEAVSRVETGRGEVIYYIVSDGSTNPYRFRFVSPSLRNLIAFKYVMPGHRLADIPAIYGSLDYFPPDADR comes from the coding sequence ATGAGCGAAGATCGATTCATGCAGGTTCTTATAGGCCCCCAACATCCCGGTTCAGGCCACATGCGCTTTATAGTGAAGATGGATGGTGATATCATCAACGAATTCGAACCCGATATAGGGTATGTTCATAGATCGGTTGAAAAGATCGCAGAGAGTAAGAGATACATCCAGATAGTACCATTGGTCGAAAGGCCGACATTGGCCGATACTGCCAATACCAATCTTGGCTATGTACTCGCTTTAGAGAAGTTATTAGGTATCGATGCCCCTCCAAGGGCACAGTACTTGAGGACACTTCTGGCTGAAATAAATAGGATTCATAGCCACTTGTACGGTTTGGGGATACATGGGATAATGTTAGGTTCATCGACCGTATTCATGTGGTGCTTTGCTGATAGGGAGATATGGATAGAACTCGCCCAAGAGCTTACTGGAGCAAGAATCACATACTCATACATCATACCGGGGGGTGTAAGGAGGGATCTTCCCGATGGGTTTGGTGGAAAGATCTCTAAAGCTGTAGCTTACATGGAGAGGAGGTTGAAGGATTATGAAAAGATATTCATTAACAATCCGGTCGTAACGGCGCGGCTCATCGGTATCGGCACCATTAAGAGAGAAGAGGCGATAAGGCTCGGTATAGTAGGTCCTAATCTAAGAGCATCTGGTGTAAAGTACGATGTTAGGAAGGTCGAGCCTTACTGCGCATACCCTGAAATGGATTTTGATATCGTCGTTAGGGAAGAAGGTGATGCTTATGCGAGAGTCCTCGTAAGGGTCGATGAAATCAAGCAGAGTATGAGAATATTAAAACAGATTGTGGAGAAGATTCCTAATGGACCTATACTCAATGAAGCCTACTTAAAGATGATACCTCCTAGGTTAAGAGAAAGGGCAGAGCAGAAGGGTATGGTCAAGATACCTGCTACATTTATAAATCTAAAACCTCGTAAAGGTGAGGCTGTATCACGTGTTGAAACAGGTCGTGGAGAAGTCATCTACTATATAGTGAGTGATGGTTCAACGAATCCGTACAGGTTCAGATTCGTTTCACCTTCACTCAGAAATCTGATCGCTTTTAAATACGTAATGCCGGGGCATAGGTTGGCAGATATACCCGCGATCTACGGTAGTCTAGATTATTTCCCACCAGATGCAGATAGGTGA
- the nuoH gene encoding NADH-quinone oxidoreductase subunit NuoH, translating to MIIDQLVRLILLPPVFTIIVFPGLIAVLVVIVFLIWLERKIAAKVQLRYGPLYILKPLGGVIQTVADLLRYLFAEVIIPRRADKFSFIMAPILSFGFAFIPIAALPISSRYFAFRSDLSLLIVLALLTIAPIFILIIGWASDNKFSFIGSLREGYMIMAYEVPLFLSVLAMAILYNTLDIIEIVEAQSKGVWGIILNPFAAFTFLICTFMMTARFPFEISEAEQEIVMGPFTEYSGIIFGLCMSYSYIKLYILSLLFAYLFLGGWYPIVWPLTLNPIMPGIITLIKGLIIMILGIFLRSVYPRFRIDQTLRIGWEGMFTLSIASLILSFALINLGLVR from the coding sequence ATGATCATCGATCAATTGGTCCGATTGATCCTTCTACCCCCAGTCTTCACGATCATCGTATTTCCAGGCCTAATCGCGGTATTGGTAGTAATTGTGTTCTTGATATGGCTCGAGAGAAAGATCGCCGCGAAGGTACAATTAAGGTATGGTCCATTATACATATTAAAGCCACTGGGTGGAGTGATACAGACCGTCGCAGACCTTCTGCGCTACCTCTTCGCTGAAGTTATAATACCAAGGAGGGCCGATAAATTTTCATTCATAATGGCACCGATCTTATCCTTCGGATTCGCCTTCATACCGATCGCTGCCCTACCGATAAGTTCGAGATACTTTGCCTTTAGAAGTGACCTAAGCCTACTCATAGTACTCGCTTTATTGACTATTGCACCCATATTCATTTTGATAATCGGTTGGGCGAGCGATAACAAATTTTCATTCATCGGCAGCTTAAGAGAAGGTTACATGATCATGGCTTACGAAGTACCTCTCTTCCTCTCAGTATTGGCCATGGCGATTTTGTATAACACGTTGGATATCATAGAGATCGTTGAAGCACAATCGAAGGGGGTCTGGGGCATCATCTTAAACCCATTCGCGGCCTTCACATTCTTAATATGCACATTTATGATGACGGCGAGATTTCCATTCGAAATCTCTGAGGCTGAGCAAGAGATCGTGATGGGGCCATTTACCGAGTATAGTGGGATTATATTTGGGCTCTGTATGTCTTACTCATACATCAAGCTTTACATCTTGAGCCTACTCTTTGCCTATCTCTTCCTTGGAGGCTGGTACCCGATAGTATGGCCACTTACGTTGAATCCGATAATGCCCGGGATTATTACGTTGATCAAAGGTTTGATCATAATGATCTTAGGAATATTTTTAAGAAGTGTCTATCCAAGGTTCCGTATAGATCAGACGTTGAGAATAGGTTGGGAAGGTATGTTCACTCTATCGATAGCTTCGCTCATTCTATCCTTCGCTTTGATAAATTTGGGTCTGGTGAGGTAG
- a CDS encoding NADH-quinone oxidoreductase subunit I, which translates to MIDNLMIPKPSTIKRHLEAMITALKYILAKNRLTFRYPEVVQILPEGYRGMIKFYIDRCISCTLCARICPADAIKMYTVGENKLPGINYMRCIFCGFCVDICPKEALEFSSIHDLAYYTREEQVQKPIEFSKGPSIPTFKKEPMKLLVKVDESRGLKYEHT; encoded by the coding sequence ATGATAGATAATCTGATGATCCCTAAACCTTCCACGATTAAGAGGCATCTAGAAGCGATGATTACCGCTTTAAAGTACATCTTAGCTAAGAATAGGTTGACATTCAGGTATCCTGAAGTGGTGCAGATACTACCAGAAGGGTATCGGGGGATGATCAAGTTCTATATCGATAGATGTATAAGTTGTACATTATGCGCGAGGATCTGTCCGGCCGATGCGATCAAGATGTATACGGTAGGGGAGAATAAGCTACCGGGTATAAATTACATGCGGTGCATCTTTTGTGGATTCTGTGTGGATATATGCCCAAAGGAGGCCTTAGAGTTTAGTAGCATACATGACCTGGCTTACTATACACGTGAAGAGCAGGTACAGAAGCCCATCGAATTCTCTAAAGGCCCATCGATACCAACATTTAAAAAGGAGCCGATGAAGCTTTTAGTCAAAGTTGATGAATCGAGGGGGTTAAAGTATGAACATACCTAA
- a CDS encoding NADH-quinone oxidoreductase subunit J, translating into MNIPNLDLILFITFGIIAIISSIIVVEHRSLVYAASFLAILGITNAALFILLGYALVALFHLAVYVGAAVTFILFSITMLKEAPLADRPTRILATIVTILILITFTLILLTNTNLNIPAPSLIANYKVLATTLVTKFWFPLIIAALALIVTLIEAITLARREVGT; encoded by the coding sequence ATGAACATACCTAACCTCGATCTGATCCTCTTTATAACGTTCGGGATCATCGCAATAATTTCATCGATCATCGTCGTTGAACATAGATCGCTCGTCTATGCAGCATCATTCTTAGCGATACTGGGCATAACGAATGCAGCACTCTTTATCTTACTCGGCTACGCACTCGTAGCATTGTTCCATCTAGCGGTATATGTTGGTGCGGCAGTTACGTTTATACTATTCTCGATAACGATGCTCAAGGAAGCACCACTCGCAGATAGACCGACGAGGATCTTGGCAACGATCGTTACCATCTTAATACTCATCACATTTACATTGATCCTACTCACTAACACAAATCTCAACATTCCCGCACCTAGCCTCATAGCGAATTATAAAGTACTCGCTACCACTCTCGTCACAAAGTTTTGGTTCCCCTTGATCATCGCTGCATTAGCGTTGATAGTAACACTTATTGAGGCCATTACCTTAGCTAGAAGGGAGGTGGGCACGTAG
- the nuoK gene encoding NADH-quinone oxidoreductase subunit NuoK, whose product MLTATMFLSIPLIMLAIGIYGLVSRRNMVRMLLSAEVIFNAALLALLTLSSIPLYAATQLDKPAIGGTIALLAIGIAAAEIGVAISIAILLFQIKQHIDVYELKKFRG is encoded by the coding sequence ATGCTAACAGCTACCATGTTTTTATCGATACCACTTATAATGCTGGCGATCGGTATTTATGGTCTTGTTTCGAGGAGGAATATGGTGAGGATGCTCCTATCTGCTGAAGTCATCTTCAATGCAGCGTTACTTGCATTACTCACCCTATCTTCAATTCCACTATACGCAGCTACTCAACTCGATAAACCGGCGATAGGTGGTACGATCGCCCTACTTGCTATAGGGATTGCGGCCGCTGAAATCGGTGTAGCGATTTCGATAGCGATCCTTCTATTCCAGATTAAGCAACATATCGATGTTTATGAATTGAAGAAGTTTAGGGGGTGA
- a CDS encoding NADH-quinone oxidoreductase subunit M, which yields MIVLDTPWLFSTVLVPFIFSLIMPFLEKRTNVKVVAAVSTLTLLYSLAVITLLMLRYGLSKGIIDPLHFRHDLIGSLTMLLDSVSGPIAFSIALVTSFVAIYSLPYMKHRFEEMEKEGIHPPSWGIYYMLYVMFSAAMLGTTLSTNLIQFYIFLELTLIPSFLLIAFYGYGDRVRIAIMYLIWTHVGALLFLLGVVAIGFTTKVFDILNVDALKFNVGIGERLKDLTVPVAIALMIGLFVKMAVFGVHIWLPYAHAEAPTPVSALLSPNLIGIGGYGLIRIVYILFPDTFNTASPYLIALALITIIYGGLMALAQDDFKRLLAYSSISQMGYILLGIASLTFFGITGAVIHYATHAVGKAVLFMVAGTIIVQAHGLRSISKMGGFATAMPITASLALIGFMHITGLPPTLGLWSEVLIVWGAIGKVLTTSLIILLVFVIGLTIGIGISAAYAFLTMKRIFFGHPHEHHVKVTEGKWDILIPIIIIGIAGLILFFYPALFIDPLRHFYDSLRV from the coding sequence ATGATCGTCTTAGATACTCCTTGGCTCTTCTCTACAGTCCTCGTTCCATTTATCTTCTCATTGATCATGCCATTCCTTGAGAAGAGGACGAATGTGAAGGTGGTAGCTGCTGTAAGCACACTTACACTACTGTACTCATTAGCGGTCATAACCCTACTTATGCTACGTTATGGATTGAGTAAGGGTATCATCGATCCCTTACACTTCCGCCACGATCTGATCGGTTCGTTAACGATGCTCCTTGATAGCGTAAGTGGACCGATCGCATTCTCCATAGCTCTGGTAACGAGCTTTGTAGCGATATACTCACTACCATACATGAAGCATAGGTTCGAAGAGATGGAGAAGGAGGGTATTCATCCACCTTCATGGGGCATTTACTATATGCTCTACGTGATGTTCTCAGCGGCGATGCTGGGTACAACACTTTCAACGAACCTCATTCAATTCTACATATTCTTAGAATTGACACTGATCCCGAGCTTCTTACTCATAGCCTTCTATGGGTATGGTGATAGGGTTAGAATCGCGATCATGTATCTAATCTGGACGCATGTGGGAGCCCTCCTCTTCCTACTGGGGGTCGTAGCGATAGGCTTCACAACCAAGGTATTCGATATATTAAATGTTGATGCACTCAAGTTTAACGTAGGTATTGGTGAAAGGCTCAAAGATCTAACGGTCCCGGTAGCGATAGCTCTGATGATAGGCCTATTCGTCAAGATGGCCGTATTCGGTGTTCATATATGGCTTCCATACGCCCATGCCGAAGCGCCCACGCCCGTTTCGGCACTATTGTCTCCAAACCTGATCGGTATCGGAGGCTACGGTCTGATAAGGATCGTCTACATACTATTCCCAGATACCTTCAATACAGCTTCACCATACCTCATAGCTTTGGCTCTAATCACGATAATCTATGGTGGGTTGATGGCTTTGGCTCAAGATGACTTCAAGAGACTCCTTGCATACTCGAGTATAAGCCAGATGGGCTACATACTATTGGGGATTGCAAGTTTGACATTCTTCGGCATCACTGGGGCAGTAATTCATTATGCTACTCACGCGGTCGGTAAAGCCGTCCTCTTCATGGTCGCCGGAACTATTATAGTTCAAGCACATGGCCTTAGGAGTATAAGTAAGATGGGCGGTTTTGCTACGGCGATGCCGATTACAGCCAGTTTGGCATTGATCGGTTTCATGCACATCACCGGATTACCACCGACACTCGGGCTTTGGAGTGAGGTATTGATCGTCTGGGGTGCAATCGGTAAAGTCCTTACCACATCGTTAATCATCCTATTGGTATTCGTCATAGGCCTTACGATAGGGATAGGTATATCGGCAGCCTATGCCTTCCTCACGATGAAGAGGATATTCTTCGGACATCCACATGAGCACCATGTGAAGGTTACCGAGGGTAAATGGGATATATTGATACCCATCATCATAATCGGTATCGCTGGTTTGATATTATTCTTCTATCCAGCCTTATTTATCGATCCACTTCGCCACTTTTACGATTCGTTGAGGGTATAA
- a CDS encoding NADH-quinone oxidoreductase subunit L: protein MNISEVIAHLTWLAPYIGAALSLSLSALKFERARDYVAVTTLFLSALSSTIILQEVLSSREGFLHYSYPWILTLNITVGVYIDTLAAFMSLIVAWLCFLIGFYSLKYMEGDPGLTRYWFFFNFFTGSMLLLVLADNLILMFIGWEGTGLASYALIGHWYKDEEEKCVGDPGRVALGTSMLFTPSHSGVRALIFTRIGDVGFIIGIIILYMIVGTVSIPEIAKNAELWGRWLAARGLLLPFLLLFSLGALAKSAQFPFHEWLVTAMTGPTSVSALIHAATMVKAGVYFMLRFSPIFHLISHLDGVYTYFTMIAYIGAFTAFLMASQAIVARELKLVLAFSTASQLGYMFLAIGAAGLIHEFVEGFLASFNHLMSHAIFKASLFLAAGGIIHTVESRYLDDMGGLSKYMRITFTSTLIAALSLSGFPPLMGFWTKDTILEVVSKSGLIIPLILGILTAAITAFYSMKVVLRTFITPASHNVEHLMKEHKVHEAHPIMMVPYTILALTSLIVGSLWYFIVGSLNKAITKHILGLEEIHMKFAVHLDPVITTLSISMVIIGIGLSFVAYTGPSYAKLINESLATRPLLRGLHSFLYDRWYINPIYYRIIVNGFRWFSKSIFKWFDTFIIDNVYHVLIPRVTTITSAYTFRTVETAGIDRGYNSITVRIALTFSNIFRSIQTGRVNHYILIFLVGFALFLTLTFTWLI, encoded by the coding sequence ATGAACATATCCGAGGTCATTGCCCATCTAACATGGTTAGCACCATACATTGGGGCTGCATTATCACTTTCATTATCGGCCTTAAAGTTTGAAAGGGCCAGAGATTACGTCGCCGTCACTACACTCTTCCTCAGCGCACTTTCATCCACGATAATTCTACAAGAAGTTCTGAGCAGTCGTGAAGGCTTCTTACATTATTCCTACCCTTGGATTCTAACACTCAATATCACGGTCGGTGTTTACATCGATACATTGGCCGCATTTATGTCTCTCATAGTCGCCTGGCTCTGCTTCTTAATAGGGTTTTATAGCTTAAAGTATATGGAGGGTGATCCCGGACTTACTCGGTACTGGTTCTTCTTTAACTTCTTCACCGGAAGTATGCTCCTCTTGGTTTTGGCAGATAACCTCATACTTATGTTCATCGGATGGGAAGGGACTGGTTTAGCCTCTTATGCGTTAATAGGCCATTGGTATAAGGATGAAGAGGAGAAGTGTGTGGGCGATCCCGGTAGGGTTGCGCTCGGTACATCTATGCTCTTCACACCGAGCCACAGTGGTGTAAGGGCTTTGATATTTACAAGAATCGGTGATGTCGGTTTTATAATCGGTATAATCATACTTTACATGATCGTCGGTACCGTAAGTATACCTGAAATTGCGAAGAATGCCGAATTATGGGGGAGATGGTTAGCAGCTAGAGGACTACTCCTACCATTCTTACTACTATTCTCGTTAGGAGCCCTAGCAAAGAGTGCCCAATTCCCATTCCACGAATGGCTCGTAACCGCCATGACCGGTCCTACTTCTGTTAGCGCGCTTATACATGCAGCCACTATGGTTAAAGCTGGTGTATACTTTATGTTGAGATTCTCTCCGATATTCCATCTAATTTCACACCTCGATGGTGTTTATACCTACTTTACGATGATCGCATACATCGGTGCCTTCACAGCCTTCCTGATGGCATCACAAGCGATTGTAGCACGTGAATTGAAGCTCGTCTTGGCATTCTCAACAGCTTCTCAGCTCGGCTATATGTTCCTTGCGATCGGGGCTGCAGGCTTAATTCATGAGTTCGTCGAAGGCTTTCTTGCATCTTTTAACCATTTGATGAGCCATGCGATATTCAAAGCATCACTCTTCCTAGCAGCTGGAGGTATAATTCATACCGTAGAATCGAGATACCTTGATGATATGGGAGGTCTATCGAAGTATATGAGAATAACATTTACCTCAACCCTTATAGCGGCTTTGAGCTTATCTGGCTTCCCGCCTCTGATGGGCTTCTGGACGAAAGATACCATACTTGAAGTCGTTAGTAAATCTGGATTGATAATCCCCCTCATACTAGGGATATTAACCGCCGCTATAACCGCGTTCTACTCGATGAAGGTCGTTTTAAGGACATTCATCACCCCCGCATCTCACAACGTTGAGCATTTAATGAAGGAGCATAAAGTCCATGAAGCCCATCCGATCATGATGGTGCCCTACACGATCCTCGCATTAACCTCATTAATCGTTGGATCTTTATGGTACTTTATAGTCGGTAGTTTGAATAAAGCGATTACGAAGCATATCCTCGGTCTGGAGGAGATCCATATGAAATTCGCAGTCCATCTTGATCCCGTGATCACAACTCTATCGATATCGATGGTGATCATCGGTATTGGATTGAGTTTCGTTGCTTATACGGGTCCATCGTATGCGAAGCTCATCAACGAATCGTTAGCCACAAGGCCCCTACTCAGAGGTTTACATAGTTTCCTCTATGATCGATGGTATATAAATCCCATTTACTATAGGATTATAGTGAATGGATTTAGATGGTTCTCAAAGAGCATATTCAAATGGTTCGATACATTTATCATCGATAACGTCTATCACGTACTCATACCTAGAGTTACAACTATAACTTCAGCATACACATTTAGAACTGTAGAAACGGCTGGTATAGATCGGGGTTACAACAGCATTACGGTCAGGATCGCTCTAACCTTTTCAAATATCTTCAGAAGTATTCAAACGGGTAGAGTGAACCATTACATACTGATATTCCTCGTAGGATTCGCCCTATTCTTAACCCTAACATTCACGTGGTTGATTTAA
- a CDS encoding NADH-quinone oxidoreductase subunit N — MSAPIETLMNTLAVLLIASGIITPTLDYTFKRRLSAYIVLFTILIALFISLFLLYLTYNFSVLLYDGVVKVDFYGAFLALLAMIGTLLVLIASMHEVRRWSTGPSFYSLLPLTLLGVLYTIFLNDIILLFIAWTLVSVASYALVGIKKDEDSLEGAAKYALMGIMATTFMLFGLAFIYGLTGSTKISEMVQYLKPLSNEPLFLIGFILLIASFSFKIGVVPFHGWLPDVYGGVHPSLVSFVAGVVKIVGIAALLRVVYPLAQIVGEVWLVIFSILSIITMTFGNIAALVQRNVQRMMAYSSIAHAGYILLGFVAAIGTGYLYGLQGIALHISTYVFAKIGIFVALAYLSRMGLRLDLEGLGGLSKRMPITSISITMLLLSLIGVPPLLGFWSKFPYLFLSTIDIAPWLTFIAIVNSGISVGYYVQVIRYMFFVGSKVEIVESIKDPEFIVILITTLATIILGLGIAPLIASTLTL; from the coding sequence GTGTCCGCGCCGATCGAAACTCTGATGAATACTTTGGCTGTATTGCTCATAGCCTCTGGAATCATCACACCGACACTCGATTATACATTTAAAAGGAGGTTAAGTGCGTACATCGTCCTTTTCACCATACTTATCGCATTATTCATATCGTTATTCTTACTCTACTTGACATACAATTTTAGCGTGTTGCTTTATGATGGTGTAGTAAAGGTCGACTTTTATGGTGCATTTCTCGCTCTATTGGCTATGATCGGCACATTACTCGTCTTGATCGCATCTATGCATGAAGTAAGAAGATGGAGCACAGGGCCGAGCTTTTACTCCCTATTACCATTAACCCTTCTCGGTGTACTCTATACGATCTTCCTTAACGATATAATACTGCTCTTTATAGCATGGACATTGGTCTCTGTTGCTTCATACGCTCTTGTAGGGATTAAGAAGGATGAAGATTCACTCGAAGGAGCAGCGAAGTACGCTCTGATGGGTATCATGGCGACTACATTTATGCTCTTCGGTCTAGCATTCATATACGGTTTAACAGGCTCGACGAAGATTTCTGAAATGGTTCAATACCTAAAGCCTTTGAGTAACGAACCCCTCTTCCTCATCGGATTCATTCTCTTAATAGCCTCATTCAGCTTTAAGATCGGGGTTGTACCCTTCCATGGATGGTTACCAGATGTTTACGGTGGAGTACACCCGTCGTTGGTATCGTTTGTAGCTGGTGTAGTCAAGATAGTCGGTATCGCAGCACTCCTTAGAGTTGTATATCCATTGGCCCAGATAGTAGGTGAGGTGTGGTTGGTGATCTTTTCAATACTCTCGATAATCACGATGACCTTTGGGAATATCGCCGCTCTGGTTCAAAGAAATGTCCAAAGGATGATGGCTTACAGCAGTATAGCACATGCTGGCTATATCTTATTGGGTTTTGTAGCAGCTATAGGTACGGGCTATCTTTATGGCCTTCAAGGTATAGCTCTACATATCTCAACATACGTATTTGCAAAGATAGGGATCTTTGTAGCCCTCGCATACCTAAGTAGAATGGGTCTAAGGCTAGATCTTGAAGGTTTAGGTGGGTTGAGTAAGAGGATGCCTATAACATCTATATCGATCACGATGCTATTATTAAGCCTCATAGGTGTACCGCCATTGTTAGGTTTTTGGAGTAAATTCCCATACCTCTTTTTATCGACGATAGATATAGCACCATGGCTTACATTCATCGCGATTGTAAATAGCGGGATCTCGGTAGGTTACTACGTTCAAGTGATAAGATATATGTTCTTTGTAGGGAGTAAAGTAGAAATTGTTGAAAGTATCAAAGATCCAGAGTTTATAGTGATTCTTATCACTACACTTGCAACGATCATACTCGGTTTAGGGATCGCTCCCCTTATAGCTTCAACTTTGACTTTGTAA
- a CDS encoding 30S ribosomal protein S6e — translation MPTFKLVVSDPKTGKATTYELKDQRAQMFLGMKIGDIVDATVIGLKGKIKITGGSDRAGFPMRSDVSGGVKKYVLLTKGVGLRSVRRGERRRKLVRGNVITDEIYQINAVLIE, via the coding sequence TTGCCGACATTTAAACTTGTAGTTTCAGATCCAAAAACGGGCAAGGCTACAACGTATGAACTCAAAGATCAGAGGGCCCAAATGTTCCTAGGGATGAAGATTGGTGATATCGTAGACGCTACTGTGATAGGATTGAAGGGCAAGATCAAGATTACAGGAGGGAGTGATAGAGCGGGCTTTCCTATGAGAAGTGATGTATCAGGTGGTGTGAAGAAATACGTTTTATTAACGAAGGGCGTAGGTTTACGATCCGTTAGAAGAGGGGAGAGGCGTAGAAAGTTGGTTAGAGGGAATGTAATAACCGATGAAATTTATCAAATAAATGCTGTATTGATCGAATGA